A single genomic interval of Sphaerodactylus townsendi isolate TG3544 linkage group LG08, MPM_Stown_v2.3, whole genome shotgun sequence harbors:
- the LOC125437892 gene encoding small ubiquitin-related modifier 3 translates to MSEEKPKEGVKTENDHINLKVAGQDGSVVQFKIKRHTPLNKLMKAYCERQGLSMRQIRFRFDGQPINETDTPAQLEMEDEDTIDVFQQQTGGML, encoded by the exons ATGTCCGAGGAAAAGCCCAAg GAAGGagtaaaaacagaaaatgacCATATCAATTTGAAAGTAGCTGGTCAAGATGGCTCAGTGGTccagtttaaaataaaaaggcaCACGCCACTGAATAAATTGATGAAGGCTTATTGTGAGAGACAG GGCTTGTCAATGAGACAGATTAGATTCAGATTTGATGGACAACCAATTAATGAAACAGACACACCTGCACAG TTGGAGATGGAAGATGAAGATACTATTGATGTTTTTCAACAGCAGACGGGTGGCATGTTGTAG